The stretch of DNA ACAGAAAATAACTGTAATCACTGGCGCATCTCCTTGTGAGGAGTGTGCATTCAACAGGCTCCGTGATCCGTGAGTGATGCAACCCGCCGTCAAGTTCCGAAACTCAACGAAGAGCAGTTCGCAAGCTGGCACCACCAGTTTGGGAGTGATCTGAGAGTGTTTCTATGCGGGGTTCTCAAGGATCCCGAGGCCGCTGAAGAGGCGCTTCAGAGAACCTGGGTGAAGTTGTGGGAGAGTGGTGCTGCTGTCGAACCTGAAAAGATTCGCAGTTGGCTGTTTCAAGTGGGCTTCCGGGAAGCGCTGCAGTTACGCCGATCTCAGCAATTGCAGACACGCAAGCTCTCGGAGTGGTTTTCCTGGAAGAAGACTCAGGGTGTTTTCACCAGTGAGGGGGCTTCGGAAGGATTGCCAAGACGAATATCTTCCAATGTCGAATTT from Planctopirus ephydatiae encodes:
- a CDS encoding RNA polymerase sigma factor, coding for MSDATRRQVPKLNEEQFASWHHQFGSDLRVFLCGVLKDPEAAEEALQRTWVKLWESGAAVEPEKIRSWLFQVGFREALQLRRSQQLQTRKLSEWFSWKKTQGVFTSEGASEGLPRRISSNVEFVDLPAAEESLVRGEEYEALRKAIDDLSLEQKIVLQKRLEGEQTFQQIANELQVPLGTVLTRMRLALARLKKSLSESKSKESR